A genomic region of Mycobacterium sp. Aquia_213 contains the following coding sequences:
- a CDS encoding tyrosine recombinase XerC: MQAILEEFDEYLELQCLRSAHTRRAYLGDMRSLFTFLDGHGAALDGLSLPLLRTWLSSGALAGAARTTLARRTSAVKTFTAWAVRRGLLTVDPAARLQVPKAHRTLPAVLRQDQALDAMAAAKSGAEQGDPLALRDRLIVEMLYATGIRVSELCGLDVDDVDTRQRTVRVLGKGNKQRTAPYGVPAAEALRAWLADGRPDLATADSGPALLLGARGRRLDVRQARTVVHQTIAAVDGAPDMGPHGLRHSAATHLLEGGADLRVVQELLGHSSLATTQLYTHVAVSRLRAVHDQAHPRA; this comes from the coding sequence GTGCAGGCGATCCTCGAGGAATTCGACGAGTACCTGGAACTGCAATGCCTCCGTTCCGCGCATACTCGTCGCGCGTATCTGGGCGACATGCGCTCGTTGTTCACCTTTCTCGACGGCCACGGCGCAGCCCTGGACGGCCTGAGCCTGCCGCTGCTGCGCACGTGGCTGTCCAGCGGGGCGCTGGCCGGGGCCGCGCGCACGACGCTGGCCCGCCGCACCTCGGCGGTCAAGACGTTCACCGCGTGGGCGGTTCGGCGCGGCCTGCTCACCGTCGATCCCGCCGCGCGGCTACAGGTGCCCAAGGCGCACCGCACGCTGCCGGCGGTGCTGCGTCAGGATCAGGCCCTGGACGCCATGGCCGCCGCGAAATCCGGTGCCGAGCAAGGAGATCCGCTGGCTCTGCGGGACCGGCTGATCGTCGAGATGTTGTACGCCACCGGCATTCGGGTCAGCGAACTGTGCGGGCTGGATGTCGACGATGTGGACACCCGCCAACGGACGGTGCGCGTCCTCGGTAAGGGCAACAAGCAGCGCACCGCGCCGTACGGCGTGCCGGCTGCCGAGGCGCTGCGCGCGTGGCTGGCCGACGGCCGTCCCGACCTGGCCACCGCGGATTCCGGGCCGGCGCTGCTGCTGGGCGCGCGGGGCCGCCGGCTCGATGTCCGCCAGGCGCGCACCGTCGTGCACCAGACGATCGCCGCGGTGGACGGCGCGCCCGACATGGGGCCACACGGTCTGCGGCACAGCGCCGCCACGCATCTGCTCGAAGGCGGTGCCGACCTGCGGGTCGTCCAGGAGCTGCTGGGCCATTCCAGCCTGGCGACCACCCAGCTGTACACCCATGTCGCG
- a CDS encoding lactate 2-monooxygenase yields the protein MAFGDYQNEIYFQGLAGVVPTLPMVFAELEARAELALPPSVWSYVAGGAGDERTQRANSEVFGRWGLIPRMFNATRDRDLTVELFGLTLPSPVFMAPIGVIGLCAQDGHGDLATARAAARTGVPMVASTLTVDPLEDIAAAFGDTPGFFQLYTPTDRDLAASFVQRAEAAGFKGIVVTLDTWVTGWRPRDLRTSNFPQLRGHCLNNYFSDPVFRASLQRPPEEDPQGAILRWVQVFGNPLTWDDLPWLRSLTKLPLLVKGICHPDDARRAKDGGVDGIYCSTHGGRQANGGLPALDCLPGVVEAADGLPVLFDSGIRSGADVIKALALGATAVGIGRPYAYGLALGGVDGIVHVLRTLLAEADLIMAVDGYPALKDLTPDTLRRVD from the coding sequence ATGGCATTCGGCGACTATCAGAACGAGATCTACTTCCAGGGCCTGGCCGGGGTGGTGCCCACGCTGCCCATGGTCTTCGCGGAGTTGGAGGCCCGGGCCGAGCTGGCACTGCCGCCCTCGGTGTGGTCCTACGTCGCCGGTGGCGCCGGGGACGAACGCACGCAGCGGGCCAACAGTGAGGTGTTCGGGCGCTGGGGACTGATCCCGCGCATGTTCAACGCGACCAGGGATCGTGACCTCACGGTGGAGCTGTTCGGCCTGACCTTGCCGTCGCCGGTGTTCATGGCGCCGATCGGCGTGATCGGGCTGTGCGCTCAAGACGGCCACGGCGACCTGGCCACCGCCCGCGCGGCGGCGCGCACCGGCGTCCCGATGGTCGCCTCGACGCTGACCGTCGACCCGCTGGAAGACATCGCGGCCGCATTCGGCGACACACCCGGGTTTTTCCAGCTCTACACCCCGACCGACCGTGACCTGGCCGCCAGCTTCGTGCAGCGCGCCGAGGCGGCCGGATTCAAGGGCATCGTCGTCACCCTGGACACCTGGGTCACCGGCTGGCGCCCGCGTGACCTGCGCACCTCGAACTTCCCGCAGCTGCGCGGCCACTGCCTGAACAACTACTTCAGCGACCCGGTCTTTCGCGCCAGCCTGCAACGCCCACCCGAAGAAGACCCGCAAGGCGCCATTCTGCGCTGGGTTCAGGTGTTCGGAAACCCCCTGACCTGGGATGACCTGCCCTGGCTGCGGTCGCTGACCAAGCTGCCGTTGCTGGTCAAGGGCATCTGCCACCCCGACGACGCCCGGCGCGCCAAGGACGGCGGCGTCGACGGCATCTACTGCTCCACCCACGGCGGCCGCCAGGCCAATGGCGGTCTGCCCGCGCTGGACTGCCTGCCCGGGGTGGTCGAGGCGGCCGACGGGCTGCCCGTGCTGTTCGACTCGGGGATCCGCAGCGGCGCAGATGTGATCAAGGCGCTGGCGCTGGGCGCGACCGCGGTGGGGATCGGGCGGCCGTACGCCTACGGGTTGGCGCTGGGCGGAGTCGACGGCATCGTGCACGTGCTGCGCACCCTGCTCGCCGAAGCGGACCTGATCATGGCCGTCGACGGCTATCCGGCGCTCAAAGATCTCACCCCGGACACGCTTCGGCGCGTCGACTGA
- a CDS encoding siderophore-interacting protein: MAGRPLQRFEVVGTQQIAPHMKRVTLGSSQFDTFVPSNFTDSYVKLVFVAEDIDVAGLPQPLTQDSFAVLPPDKRPSVRTITVRKVDAAACQISLDIVVHGEHGVAGAWAASAQPGQVIYLMGPGGAYTPDPAADWHLLAGDESALPAIATALEALPSNAIGKAFIEVAGPDDQLELTAPEGVQVNWVYRGGRADLVGDDRAGDFAPLIEAVTTTLWLPGQVHVFIHGEAQAVMHNLRPFIRKERGVDAKWASSISGYWRRGRTEETFRQWKKELAEAESASSSA, from the coding sequence GTGGCAGGTCGACCACTTCAACGTTTCGAAGTCGTCGGTACCCAACAAATCGCGCCGCACATGAAGCGTGTGACGTTGGGGAGCAGTCAGTTCGACACCTTCGTGCCGAGCAACTTCACCGACTCCTACGTCAAGTTGGTATTCGTCGCCGAGGACATCGACGTGGCCGGGTTGCCCCAGCCGCTGACCCAGGACAGCTTTGCCGTTCTGCCCCCGGACAAAAGGCCTTCGGTGCGGACGATCACCGTTCGCAAGGTCGACGCCGCCGCCTGCCAGATCTCGCTGGACATCGTGGTGCACGGCGAGCACGGCGTGGCGGGTGCCTGGGCGGCCTCGGCGCAGCCCGGTCAGGTGATCTATCTGATGGGCCCCGGTGGCGCCTACACACCCGATCCCGCGGCCGATTGGCATTTGCTGGCCGGTGACGAGTCGGCGTTGCCGGCCATCGCCACCGCGCTGGAAGCGTTGCCCTCCAATGCAATTGGTAAGGCGTTTATCGAAGTGGCCGGCCCCGACGACCAACTCGAGTTGACCGCACCGGAGGGTGTGCAGGTGAACTGGGTTTATCGCGGCGGGCGCGCGGATCTGGTGGGCGACGATCGCGCCGGCGATTTCGCGCCGCTGATCGAGGCGGTCACCACCACGCTGTGGCTGCCCGGGCAGGTGCACGTCTTCATCCACGGCGAAGCGCAAGCCGTCATGCACAATCTGCGGCCATTCATCCGCAAAGAGCGTGGGGTGGACGCCAAGTGGGCGTCGTCGATCTCTGGCTACTGGCGACGCGGCCGCACCGAAGAGACCTTCCGGCAGTGGAAGAAGGAACTGGCCGAGGCGGAGTCGGCGAGCTCGTCAGCCTGA
- the dprA gene encoding DNA-processing protein DprA, protein MTAAFDDPTWPAWAYLSRVAEPPCPELVALVGCVGPVEAADRVRRGLVSDELARRTAARREIDRATADLELLARRGGRLITPDCPEWPLVAFSAFGGAGSRPRGAPPMVLWALGPVRLDEVTQRAAAVVGTRAATAYGEQVTADLAAGLAERDVAVVSGGAYGIDGAAHRAALTSDGITVAVLAGGIDIPYPAGHSALLHRIGQHGLLFSEYPPGLRPARHRFLTRNRLVAAVAGAAVVVEAGLRSGAANTAAWARALGRVVAAVPGPVTSSASAGCHALLRNGAELVTRADDIVELVGHIGELAFEEPRPATALDGLGEAERQVYEALPGRGATTIDDIAIASGMMPEQVLGPLAILEVAGLAERDGGCWRIVRAGGSRPAATARLV, encoded by the coding sequence ATGACCGCGGCGTTCGACGATCCCACCTGGCCGGCCTGGGCGTACCTGTCTCGCGTGGCCGAGCCGCCGTGCCCGGAACTCGTCGCACTGGTGGGGTGTGTCGGCCCGGTCGAGGCGGCCGACCGGGTCCGGCGCGGACTGGTCAGTGACGAGCTGGCGCGGCGCACCGCGGCCAGGCGGGAAATAGACCGGGCCACAGCGGATCTCGAATTGCTCGCCCGCCGCGGCGGCCGGTTGATCACCCCCGACTGCCCGGAATGGCCGCTGGTCGCGTTCTCGGCATTCGGTGGCGCCGGGTCGAGACCTCGCGGCGCGCCACCGATGGTGTTGTGGGCGCTGGGTCCCGTGCGCCTGGACGAGGTGACGCAACGCGCGGCCGCGGTGGTCGGTACCCGCGCGGCCACCGCCTACGGCGAACAGGTGACCGCCGACTTGGCGGCGGGGCTGGCCGAGCGCGACGTCGCGGTCGTCTCCGGCGGCGCCTATGGGATCGACGGTGCGGCCCATCGCGCGGCGCTGACGAGCGACGGAATCACCGTGGCGGTCCTGGCCGGGGGGATCGACATCCCTTATCCGGCCGGGCATTCGGCCCTACTGCATCGCATCGGTCAGCACGGCCTGCTGTTCAGCGAATACCCGCCCGGCCTCAGGCCCGCCCGGCACCGCTTCCTGACCCGCAATCGCCTGGTCGCCGCCGTCGCGGGGGCCGCCGTGGTGGTGGAGGCGGGGCTGCGCAGTGGCGCCGCGAACACCGCCGCCTGGGCGAGGGCGTTGGGCCGGGTGGTGGCCGCGGTGCCCGGACCGGTCACCTCGTCGGCGTCGGCAGGTTGTCACGCGCTGCTGCGCAACGGGGCCGAGCTGGTCACCCGGGCCGACGACATCGTCGAACTTGTCGGCCACATCGGCGAGCTCGCGTTCGAAGAACCCCGGCCCGCGACGGCGCTGGACGGGCTGGGCGAGGCCGAGCGTCAGGTATACGAGGCGTTGCCGGGGCGCGGTGCCACAACGATCGACGACATCGCCATCGCGTCCGGGATGATGCCCGAGCAGGTGCTGGGACCGCTGGCGATCCTGGAAGTGGCCGGATTGGCCGAGCGCGACGGCGGGTGCTGGCGAATTGTCCGGGCTGGTGGCAGCCGACCTGCGGCGACGGCCCGACTCGTATAG
- a CDS encoding YifB family Mg chelatase-like AAA ATPase, whose translation MALGRAFSVAVRGLDGQIVEIEADITSGLPGVHLVGLPDAALQESRDRVRAAVTNCGNSWPMARLTLALSPATLPKVGSVYDIALAAAVLSAQRKNPWERLEKTVLLGELSLDGRIRAVRGVLPAVLAAKRDGWPAVVVPVDNLAEASLVDGIDVWGVRTLGQLQSWLGGSARLDERISPGATGPEPVGDLADVVGQAQARFAVEVAAAGAHHLMLTGPPGVGKTMLAQRLPGLLPRLTDSEALEVTAIHSVAGLLSGDTPLITQPPFVAPHHSSSVAALVGGGSGMARPGAVSRAHRGVLFLDECAEISVSALEALRTPLEDGLIRLARRDGVACYPARFQLVLAANLCPCAPADPQDCMCPAATKRRYLGKLSGPLLDRVDLRVQMHQVRAGAFAAADGESSAQVRQRVAQARDTAAARWRPHGVSTNAEVSGTLLRRKFRPGSKAMDPLRLAVERGLLSIRGLDRTLRVAWSLTDLAGRTAPGLDEVATALSFRQLGAQR comes from the coding sequence ATGGCGCTGGGACGTGCGTTCTCGGTGGCGGTGCGCGGACTGGACGGTCAGATCGTGGAGATCGAGGCCGACATCACCTCGGGGCTGCCGGGTGTCCACCTCGTCGGCCTGCCCGACGCCGCGCTGCAGGAGTCGCGTGACCGGGTCCGCGCGGCCGTCACCAACTGCGGAAACAGCTGGCCCATGGCCAGACTCACGCTCGCGCTGTCCCCGGCGACCCTGCCGAAGGTGGGATCGGTCTATGACATAGCCCTCGCGGCGGCGGTGCTGTCAGCGCAGCGCAAGAACCCGTGGGAACGCCTGGAGAAGACGGTCTTGCTCGGCGAGCTGTCACTGGATGGCCGGATCCGGGCGGTGCGTGGGGTGCTGCCCGCGGTGCTGGCCGCCAAACGTGACGGCTGGCCGGCCGTCGTTGTCCCGGTGGACAATCTGGCGGAGGCCAGCCTGGTCGACGGCATCGACGTGTGGGGCGTTCGCACGCTGGGGCAACTGCAGAGCTGGCTCGGTGGGTCGGCCCGGCTGGACGAGCGGATCAGCCCGGGTGCCACGGGCCCGGAGCCAGTGGGGGATCTGGCCGACGTGGTGGGTCAGGCGCAGGCACGTTTTGCCGTCGAGGTGGCTGCCGCCGGGGCGCATCACCTGATGCTGACCGGGCCGCCGGGCGTCGGCAAAACAATGCTGGCGCAACGCCTTCCGGGATTGCTGCCAAGACTGACCGACAGTGAGGCCCTGGAGGTCACCGCTATTCACTCGGTGGCCGGGCTGTTGTCCGGGGACACGCCGCTGATCACCCAGCCGCCGTTCGTGGCACCCCATCACAGTTCCAGCGTTGCCGCCCTCGTCGGCGGAGGATCGGGGATGGCCCGCCCGGGCGCCGTCAGCCGGGCGCACCGCGGAGTGCTGTTCCTCGACGAATGCGCCGAGATCAGCGTCAGCGCGCTGGAAGCATTGCGAACGCCGTTGGAGGATGGGCTCATTCGTCTCGCACGCCGTGACGGGGTGGCGTGCTACCCGGCCCGGTTCCAGCTGGTACTGGCCGCCAACCTGTGCCCCTGCGCACCGGCCGATCCGCAGGACTGCATGTGTCCGGCCGCGACCAAACGGCGCTATCTGGGCAAGCTTTCGGGCCCATTGCTGGATCGGGTGGACCTGCGGGTGCAGATGCATCAGGTGCGGGCCGGCGCGTTCGCGGCCGCCGACGGCGAATCCTCCGCGCAGGTGCGTCAGCGGGTGGCGCAGGCCCGCGACACGGCCGCTGCCCGTTGGCGGCCACACGGTGTCAGCACCAACGCCGAAGTCAGCGGCACGCTGTTGCGGCGAAAATTCCGGCCCGGCAGTAAGGCAATGGATCCGCTACGCCTCGCGGTGGAGCGCGGGCTGCTCAGCATTCGCGGGCTCGATCGCACGTTGCGCGTCGCGTGGAGCCTCACCGACCTGGCCGGCCGGACCGCGCCCGGGCTCGATGAGGTGGCCACCGCGCTGAGCTTCCGGCAGCTGGGAGCACAACGATGA
- a CDS encoding YraN family protein, whose product MTTVKASEAEKTMTRIELGAMGEALAAEYLTRMGLRIVDRNWRCRYGELDVIAADDATRTVVFVEVKTRTGDGYGGLAHAVTPRKVRRLRRLAGLWLAAQDLRWAAIRIDVIGVRIGPGYPGRMPEISHLQGIG is encoded by the coding sequence ATGACGACGGTGAAGGCCTCCGAGGCCGAAAAGACGATGACCCGGATCGAATTGGGAGCGATGGGCGAGGCCCTCGCCGCGGAATACCTGACGCGGATGGGGCTGCGCATCGTGGACCGCAATTGGCGCTGCCGGTACGGCGAACTGGACGTGATCGCCGCCGACGACGCCACCCGCACGGTGGTGTTCGTCGAGGTAAAGACGCGTACCGGCGACGGGTACGGCGGTCTGGCGCACGCCGTCACGCCCCGCAAGGTCCGCCGATTGCGTCGGTTGGCGGGACTGTGGCTGGCCGCTCAGGACCTGCGCTGGGCGGCGATCCGCATCGATGTGATCGGGGTGCGGATCGGGCCTGGATATCCGGGCCGGATGCCGGAGATCTCGCATCTGCAGGGAATCGGCTGA
- a CDS encoding helix-turn-helix domain-containing protein encodes MRKHRRAGRRHRNIRGAVHPDRRSYRAHPRRRVVLCRGPDLRSPGPACGGKADTHQTDRAGGATRRPASGRRGFAVSRRLLYQRVLLAQRLLEESELSIDDIARRAGFRNGVTLRRHFRRQVGTSPLHYRMKFRPRTPLAAECG; translated from the coding sequence ATGCGAAAACACCGCCGCGCCGGTCGTCGACACCGCAACATCCGCGGCGCAGTTCACCCTGATCGGCGGTCCTACCGTGCTCATCCGCGTCGCCGGGTTGTGCTTTGTCGTGGACCCGACCTTCGATCCCCCGGGCCCGCATGCGGTGGGAAGGCGGATACTCACCAAACTGACCGGGCCGGCGGTGCCACTCGACGACCTGCCAGCGGTCGACGCGGTTTTGCTGTCTCACGCAGGCTGCTGTATCAGCGCGTCCTGCTGGCGCAAAGACTGCTGGAAGAGAGCGAGCTGTCCATCGACGACATCGCCAGACGGGCCGGATTCCGCAACGGCGTCACCCTGCGGCGCCACTTCCGCCGGCAGGTCGGCACCAGCCCACTGCACTACCGAATGAAGTTCCGACCGCGGACCCCGCTCGCCGCCGAATGCGGTTGA
- the fdhD gene encoding formate dehydrogenase accessory sulfurtransferase FdhD, with product MGNVTARRRATHLNAGQAITRPETLAVEEPLEIRVNGTPVTVTMRTPGSDIELAQGFLLTEGVIVRRDDVQTIRYCGGRGENGANTYNVLDVTLAPGVNPPDLNVTRNFYTTSSCGVCGKASLDAVRVISRFTPADDPVSVTAATLKAMPSQLRSAQKVFDSTGGLHAAALFDADGTMLVVREDIGRHNAVDKVVGWALEHERIPLAGAVLLVSGRASFEITQKAVLAGIPVLAAVSAPSSLAVSLAEESGLTLVAFLRADSMNVYTRADRIT from the coding sequence GTGGGCAACGTAACCGCGCGCCGGCGCGCAACGCACCTTAACGCAGGTCAGGCGATCACCCGGCCCGAAACCCTGGCCGTGGAGGAGCCGCTGGAGATCCGCGTCAACGGCACGCCGGTCACCGTGACGATGCGGACGCCCGGTTCGGATATCGAACTCGCGCAAGGCTTTCTGCTCACCGAAGGCGTGATCGTGCGCCGCGATGATGTGCAGACCATCCGCTACTGTGGCGGCCGCGGTGAGAACGGCGCCAACACCTACAACGTGCTGGACGTGACGCTGGCCCCCGGGGTGAATCCGCCCGATCTCAATGTCACCCGCAACTTCTACACCACCTCGTCGTGCGGGGTGTGCGGGAAGGCGTCACTGGACGCGGTCCGGGTGATCAGCCGCTTTACCCCGGCGGACGATCCCGTCTCGGTTACCGCCGCCACCCTCAAGGCGATGCCGAGCCAACTGCGCAGTGCGCAAAAGGTTTTCGACAGCACCGGTGGGCTGCACGCCGCGGCGCTGTTCGACGCCGACGGCACGATGCTGGTGGTCCGCGAGGACATCGGCAGGCACAACGCCGTCGACAAGGTCGTCGGCTGGGCGCTGGAACACGAGCGGATACCGCTGGCCGGTGCGGTGCTGTTGGTCAGCGGGCGGGCGTCGTTCGAGATCACGCAGAAGGCTGTGCTGGCCGGGATTCCGGTGCTGGCCGCGGTATCGGCACCGTCGTCGCTGGCGGTGTCCCTGGCCGAGGAATCCGGGCTCACGCTGGTGGCGTTCCTGCGTGCCGATTCGATGAACGTCTACACCCGCGCGGACCGGATCACCTAG
- a CDS encoding GAF and ANTAR domain-containing protein — MADEPQGDASMPGGEKADPATVFSALAEIIYQGSDAKEMYAAICVAATLAIRGCDHASLLVLDGDRYVTVGASDALAEKIDAMELEAGDGPCLDAIEEETPQIDADLTTAPLWPKLAAKLLAETPVRGAMGFRLLVNKRKGAALNLFSDTANSFDDESAGRAAVLASFASVAINAVAKGEDAASLRRGLLSNREIGKAVGMLMLLHDLTEDEAFDLLRRHSQALNIKLADVAREVIERRGGLPSTSEPELPPAN; from the coding sequence ATGGCAGATGAACCACAAGGCGACGCGTCGATGCCGGGCGGAGAGAAGGCCGATCCGGCGACGGTCTTCTCGGCGCTCGCCGAGATCATTTATCAGGGCTCCGACGCCAAGGAGATGTACGCGGCCATCTGCGTCGCCGCGACCCTGGCCATCCGCGGCTGCGACCACGCCAGCCTGTTGGTGCTCGACGGCGATCGGTACGTCACGGTCGGCGCGAGCGATGCACTCGCCGAGAAAATCGATGCGATGGAACTGGAGGCCGGCGACGGCCCGTGTCTGGACGCGATCGAGGAGGAGACTCCCCAGATCGATGCCGACCTGACGACGGCGCCGCTTTGGCCCAAGCTGGCGGCCAAGCTGCTCGCGGAGACACCGGTGCGCGGGGCCATGGGATTTCGGCTCCTGGTCAACAAACGAAAGGGGGCCGCGCTCAACCTGTTCAGCGACACCGCCAACAGCTTCGACGACGAATCGGCCGGACGGGCGGCGGTGCTGGCATCGTTCGCCAGCGTGGCCATCAACGCGGTGGCTAAAGGGGAAGACGCCGCCAGCCTGCGCCGGGGACTGCTCAGCAACCGCGAAATCGGCAAGGCCGTCGGCATGCTGATGCTGCTGCACGACCTGACCGAAGACGAGGCGTTCGACCTGCTGCGCCGGCACTCGCAGGCCCTGAACATCAAACTGGCCGACGTCGCGCGCGAGGTCATCGAACGTCGCGGCGGCCTGCCGTCCACCAGCGAGCCAGAGCTGCCGCCCGCCAACTGA
- a CDS encoding DUF2469 domain-containing protein, producing MSAEDLEKYETEMELSLYREYKDIVGQFSYVVETERRFYLANSVEMVPRNADGEVYFELRLSDAWVWDMYRPARFVKQVRVVTFKDVNIEEVEKPELRLPE from the coding sequence ATGAGTGCCGAAGATCTCGAAAAGTACGAAACCGAGATGGAGCTCTCGCTCTACCGCGAATACAAGGACATCGTCGGCCAGTTCAGCTACGTCGTGGAGACCGAACGGCGCTTCTACCTGGCCAACAGCGTCGAAATGGTGCCGCGCAACGCCGACGGCGAGGTCTACTTCGAACTGCGCCTGTCCGACGCCTGGGTCTGGGACATGTACCGGCCGGCCCGGTTCGTCAAGCAGGTGCGAGTGGTCACCTTCAAAGACGTCAACATCGAAGAAGTCGAGAAGCCCGAGCTGCGGCTCCCCGAATAG
- the lepB gene encoding signal peptidase I, translated as MTDSTDSPEPQSEPAQSEPKISTRAPDEPTAEAAGVPEPDEESDADEPEPKKKSALRELTILAVTAIVLYYVMLTFVARPYLIPSESMEPTLHGCSGCVGDRIMVDKLSYRFGSPHPGDVIVFKGPPSWNTGYKSIRSPNTALRWVQNALSFIGFVPPDENDLVKRVIAVGGQTVQCRADTGLTVDGKPLKEPYLKPATMMADPAVYPCLGSEFGPVTVPDGRLWVMGDNRTHSADSRAHCTSTPTDALKGILCTGDPMSGTVPVANVIGKARFIVWPPTRWGGVGSVNPQQGQ; from the coding sequence GTGACGGATTCCACGGACTCACCCGAGCCCCAGTCCGAGCCTGCTCAGTCGGAGCCGAAGATCTCCACGCGCGCCCCAGACGAGCCCACCGCCGAGGCGGCCGGCGTGCCCGAACCGGACGAGGAGTCCGACGCGGACGAGCCGGAGCCCAAGAAGAAGTCCGCGCTGCGCGAGCTGACGATCCTGGCGGTCACCGCGATCGTCCTCTACTACGTCATGTTGACGTTCGTGGCGCGCCCGTACCTGATTCCGTCGGAGTCCATGGAGCCGACGCTGCACGGCTGCTCGGGCTGTGTCGGCGACCGGATCATGGTCGACAAGCTCAGTTACCGCTTCGGCTCGCCGCACCCCGGCGACGTCATCGTCTTCAAGGGACCGCCGTCCTGGAACACCGGATACAAGTCGATCCGGTCTCCCAACACCGCGCTGCGCTGGGTCCAGAACGCCCTGTCGTTCATCGGTTTCGTGCCCCCGGATGAGAACGACCTGGTGAAGCGGGTGATCGCGGTCGGCGGGCAGACGGTGCAATGCCGGGCCGACACCGGGTTGACGGTCGACGGCAAGCCGCTCAAGGAGCCGTACCTCAAGCCGGCCACGATGATGGCCGACCCGGCGGTGTACCCGTGCCTGGGCAGCGAGTTCGGGCCGGTGACCGTCCCGGATGGACGGTTGTGGGTGATGGGTGACAACCGCACCCACTCGGCGGACTCGCGCGCCCACTGCACCAGCACTCCGACCGACGCGCTCAAAGGCATCCTGTGCACCGGCGATCCGATGTCGGGGACGGTGCCGGTGGCCAACGTCATCGGCAAGGCCAGGTTCATCGTCTGGCCGCCGACGCGATGGGGTGGCGTGGGTTCGGTGAACCCGCAGCAAGGCCAATAG
- the rplS gene encoding 50S ribosomal protein L19 encodes MNRLDFVDQASLRDDIPAFSPGDTINVHVKVIEGAKERVQVFKGVVLRRQGGGVRETFTVRKESYGVGVERTFPVHSPNIDHIEVVTRGDVRRAKLYYLRELRGKKAKIKEKR; translated from the coding sequence ATGAACAGGCTGGACTTCGTCGATCAGGCGTCGCTGCGCGACGACATCCCGGCCTTCAGCCCGGGCGACACCATCAACGTGCACGTCAAGGTCATCGAGGGCGCCAAGGAGCGTGTCCAGGTGTTCAAGGGTGTGGTGCTGCGCCGGCAGGGCGGTGGCGTCCGCGAGACCTTCACGGTGCGCAAGGAGAGCTACGGCGTCGGCGTCGAGCGGACCTTCCCGGTGCACTCGCCGAACATCGACCACATCGAGGTGGTGACCCGTGGCGATGTCCGCCGCGCCAAGCTCTACTACCTGCGTGAACTCCGTGGCAAGAAGGCCAAGATCAAGGAAAAGCGCTGA
- the trmD gene encoding tRNA (guanosine(37)-N1)-methyltransferase TrmD: MRIDVVTIFPAYLDALRQSLPGKAIASGLVDLRVHDLRGWTHDVHHSVDDAPYGGGPGMVMKAPVWGEALDEICSGETLLVVPTPAGALFKQATAQRWSAEGHLVFACGRYEGIDHRVVEDAARRMRVEEVSIGDYVLPGGESAAVVMIESVLRLLTGVLGNPASHLEDSHSPVLDGLLEGPSYTRPPSWRGLDVPDVLLSGDHARVAAWRREVSVQRTRERRPDLEPGGD, translated from the coding sequence GTGCGCATAGACGTCGTGACGATTTTTCCGGCCTACCTGGACGCACTGCGGCAATCGTTGCCCGGCAAGGCAATTGCGTCGGGCCTGGTCGACCTGCGAGTCCATGACCTGCGGGGGTGGACCCACGACGTGCACCACTCGGTGGACGATGCACCCTACGGTGGCGGGCCGGGGATGGTGATGAAGGCGCCGGTGTGGGGCGAGGCGCTGGATGAAATCTGTTCCGGCGAAACGCTACTAGTCGTTCCAACCCCGGCCGGCGCGTTGTTCAAGCAAGCCACCGCCCAGCGCTGGAGTGCCGAGGGACATCTGGTGTTCGCCTGCGGGCGCTACGAGGGCATCGACCACCGCGTCGTCGAGGATGCCGCGCGCCGCATGCGGGTCGAGGAGGTCTCGATCGGTGATTACGTGCTGCCGGGAGGCGAGTCGGCGGCGGTCGTGATGATCGAATCCGTGCTGCGGTTGCTGACCGGCGTGCTGGGCAATCCCGCGTCGCATCTCGAGGATTCGCACTCGCCGGTGCTCGACGGCCTGTTGGAGGGGCCCAGCTACACCCGGCCGCCGAGCTGGCGGGGGCTCGACGTGCCCGACGTGCTGCTGTCCGGCGATCACGCGCGCGTCGCCGCATGGCGCCGGGAGGTTTCGGTGCAGCGCACCCGCGAGCGCCGCCCCGATCTCGAGCCGGGCGGCGACTAG